One window of Robiginitalea biformata HTCC2501 genomic DNA carries:
- a CDS encoding response regulator transcription factor: MEAKTYKLLLVEDDTSLGYLLTEYLGMKGFDLRWIQAPSEVMPLLEQRAFDLVILDVMMPGTDGFTLGRQIHDRFPGLPFIFLTARSMKIDVLKGFSVGAVDYLKKPIDEEELVVRIETLLSRLEPVSGAEPETTLKLGRYTFDSLNQKLLIDGEERSLTNRESELLAHLARNRNRLCTHGEILKRIWGRNDYFNRKSLNVFITRLRKLLDADDSLKIENIHGQGFIFRIPGNGDR, from the coding sequence ATGGAAGCGAAAACCTATAAATTGCTGCTCGTAGAGGACGATACCTCCCTGGGGTACCTGCTAACGGAATACCTGGGGATGAAGGGCTTTGACCTGCGATGGATCCAGGCCCCTTCCGAGGTGATGCCGCTTTTGGAGCAACGGGCCTTTGACCTGGTCATCCTCGACGTCATGATGCCCGGCACCGACGGGTTTACCCTGGGCCGCCAAATCCACGATCGCTTCCCGGGCCTGCCTTTTATCTTCCTCACGGCCCGTTCCATGAAGATCGACGTGCTCAAGGGATTTTCGGTGGGGGCCGTAGATTACCTCAAAAAACCGATAGACGAGGAAGAACTGGTCGTCCGGATCGAAACGCTGTTGTCCCGCCTGGAGCCGGTATCCGGCGCCGAGCCGGAAACCACCCTGAAACTGGGCCGGTACACCTTCGATAGCCTGAACCAGAAGCTGCTTATCGACGGGGAAGAACGGTCGCTGACCAATCGGGAAAGCGAATTGCTCGCCCACCTGGCCCGGAACCGGAACAGGCTTTGCACCCATGGGGAAATCCTCAAAAGGATCTGGGGCCGCAACGACTATTTCAACCGGAAGAGCCTGAATGTCTTCATTACCCGCCTGCGCAAACTCCTGGATGCGGACGACTCCCTGAAAATCGAAAACATCCACGGGCAGGGTTTTATTTTCAGGATCCCGGGCAACGGGGATCGCTGA
- a CDS encoding leucine-rich repeat domain-containing protein: MRKIWMILPAVLILGCSDDEKEVSTEYPPDPLTEIPDARFEAALVNLGYDDTVDGNVRTSAIAFVEDLNLDNREIENLSGIEDFKELVNLSVRGNNLENLDLSANTSLLFIWAENNAITSLSIGQNTEIEKIGLSGNQLESISLSTYTRLQLLTLANNQISRLDVSAFPDLNTMAAEGNPLNCIQVSAVQLDNIPGNWSKDATAEYSEDCP; the protein is encoded by the coding sequence ATGCGAAAGATTTGGATGATCCTGCCAGCTGTGCTGATTTTGGGGTGCAGCGACGATGAAAAAGAAGTTTCTACCGAATATCCGCCCGATCCACTGACCGAAATCCCGGATGCCCGTTTTGAAGCTGCGCTGGTTAATTTGGGCTATGATGATACTGTTGACGGGAACGTCAGAACATCGGCTATTGCATTCGTGGAAGACTTGAACCTGGATAACCGGGAAATCGAGAATCTCAGCGGTATTGAGGATTTTAAGGAGTTGGTGAATTTATCCGTTCGTGGAAATAACCTGGAAAATCTCGATCTTTCAGCCAACACGTCCCTGCTATTTATTTGGGCAGAAAATAATGCAATTACTTCACTGAGTATCGGCCAAAACACGGAAATTGAAAAAATCGGTTTGTCCGGAAACCAATTGGAGTCTATCTCGCTGAGTACCTATACGCGATTGCAATTATTGACCCTCGCCAATAACCAAATCAGTCGGCTGGATGTTTCCGCCTTTCCAGATTTGAACACAATGGCCGCCGAGGGCAATCCGCTTAACTGTATCCAGGTCAGTGCAGTCCAATTGGATAATATACCTGGGAACTGGTCAAAGGACGCCACGGCCGAATACAGTGAGGACTGTCCGTAA
- a CDS encoding sensor histidine kinase, protein MISIGGLAFVQYRYLRIGLSLARLQFARQISDAGADIRSGLYANNQLTYLLGSVLERDSTRFNTGMDHMRDASRHFLEDYLKEKLIDNEIDADFTFELMTRDSSYYLASAAGNRRPDPRSAYPIELDGYLPERVGQRLILQLQFADLTTYFLLQLNGLTFPSLLFLAGILIAVLWVLRTYYWQERTITTTHEFINNLTHELRTPVFSISLAAKILREKLPEEEKPLADTILQQTARVSGHIDQVLELGNLERASGSIPMEPINLAPALRQQCEQFVALCDLEGIRFTHTLPDGPLQMNGSVFHLENAVSNLLDNARKYGKGSPVHLEARRDSGRLLISVKDQGPGMAAAEQRRIFRKYYRIPEGDRQEVRGYGLGLSYVKTVVDRHRGKIRVESEPGRGTEITIELPLSNHGSENL, encoded by the coding sequence GTGATATCCATCGGCGGGCTGGCTTTTGTCCAGTACCGCTATCTGCGCATCGGGCTGAGCCTGGCGCGGCTGCAATTCGCCCGGCAGATTTCCGATGCCGGGGCGGATATCCGGAGCGGGCTCTACGCTAACAACCAGCTGACGTATCTGCTGGGGAGTGTCCTGGAGCGCGACAGTACGCGCTTTAACACCGGGATGGACCATATGCGGGATGCCTCCAGGCATTTTTTGGAGGACTACCTGAAAGAAAAGCTGATCGACAATGAAATTGATGCGGATTTCACCTTTGAGCTCATGACCCGGGACAGCAGCTACTATCTCGCGTCGGCCGCAGGCAATCGCAGGCCGGACCCCCGGTCTGCCTATCCCATAGAACTGGACGGCTACCTGCCCGAGCGGGTTGGGCAACGGCTGATCCTGCAACTGCAGTTTGCCGACCTGACCACCTATTTCCTGCTGCAGCTCAACGGGCTGACCTTTCCGAGCCTGCTCTTCCTGGCCGGGATCCTGATCGCCGTGCTCTGGGTTTTGCGAACCTATTACTGGCAGGAGCGGACCATTACCACCACCCATGAATTCATCAACAACCTGACCCACGAATTGCGGACGCCGGTATTTTCGATCAGCCTGGCCGCCAAGATTCTCCGGGAAAAGCTGCCGGAAGAGGAAAAGCCCCTGGCCGACACCATCCTGCAGCAAACCGCCCGGGTTTCCGGGCATATCGACCAGGTACTCGAGCTCGGCAACCTGGAGCGGGCCTCCGGGTCCATCCCCATGGAACCCATAAACCTGGCACCGGCGCTCAGGCAGCAATGCGAGCAGTTCGTGGCGCTTTGCGACCTGGAGGGCATCCGGTTTACCCATACCCTCCCGGACGGCCCCCTGCAGATGAACGGATCGGTTTTCCACCTGGAGAATGCGGTGAGCAACCTGCTGGACAATGCGCGCAAATACGGGAAGGGCAGCCCGGTACACCTCGAAGCACGCAGGGATTCGGGAAGGCTGCTCATCTCGGTAAAGGACCAGGGCCCGGGCATGGCCGCAGCCGAGCAGAGGCGCATTTTCAGGAAGTACTACCGGATCCCCGAGGGGGACCGGCAGGAGGTTCGCGGTTACGGCCTTGGGCTGAGCTATGTCAAAACAGTGGTCGACCGGCACCGCGGGAAGATCCGCGTTGAAAGCGAACCCGGCCGGGGGACCGAAATAACCATCGAATTACCACTATCGAACCATGGAAGCGAAAACCTATAA